TCGAGGAGGCGTCTTTCGGCGATCGAAACGGCTTTTTCGAAGTTCCGCTGCACTTCGTCGAGGAGCCCTGCGACCTGCGAGGAGAGAAGCACCCCGTAGTACTGCTTTTTCACCTCGAAGAGCACCTCGCGCTCTTTCTCGACTCCGCGGGCCTTTTCCCTCTCCAGCCCGTGCCGAGCGGCCTCCCGACCGGCACGGATCTTCCCCCACGTGAAAAGCGGCTGTACGAACTCGAGCTCGACGCGGGTGAAGGGACCGAGGTCTCCTTTTTTGGACACGGTGTCGATCGGCGGCTCGTGGACCTGCCCACGCACCGACGGCACGACGCCCGTGATGCTGGTCACGCTGGCCGTGGGGTAGCGTCCCGCCTCCGCTTCGCGAAGCCGGGCCCGTGCGGCCTCGACGTCCCAACGAAGGGGGGCGAGGTCGGGATGATAGGACCGGGCCCGCTCGAGGCATTCGCGCAGCGTGAGGCGCGGCACCCCTTCCGGCGGCTGCGCTCCCGCTACCCGGGGGAGGAAAAACCCGCCGAGGAAAACGAGGACGACTCGGGCGAAGTTCTCTGCCGCGCTCTTCCTCATGCAACTTCCTCCCGCTCGGAACGTTCGTTGACCCGTGGGACACGGACCGATAGCTCTTACCCCGATGCGCTCCCGGCTTCTAGCGTCCTGCCTGGCTCTGCTGGCCTGCCTCGTTCCGCGGGTCGGCGCGGAGGTCCCCGGCCCGACCGCGACGGTCCGGGAACTGCTGGCGACCATCCGTCAAGTCAAGGAAAACCCCGCGACCGAAGAGGAGCGCCGCGCCCAGCGCCGTGCCGTCGAGTCCCTCCACCGGCTTCTGGCTTTCTCCGAGGTGGCCCGCTTCGCTCTCGCCCGCCAGTGGGACACTCTCGGTGCCGCACAGCGAAACGAGTTTCTCGCGCTCTTACGGGAACTCTTCGAGAAAATCGCGTACCCGAAATCCGCGAGCTTTTTCGAGGATCTCGAAATCGAGTTCGACGGGGAACGAATCGAGGACTCGACGGCCGAGGTATCGACGACCGTCCACCACCCCGAGGAAGGGCTCCTTTCCATCGACTACCGGCTCAAGAGAGAAGGCGACGCCTGGGTCGTCTACGACATCGTTCTGGACGGCGTGAGCCTCCTCGTCGACCTCCGGAGTCAGATCCAGAAGGTGCTGCGGGAAGAATCCTACGAGCGGTTGCTCGAACGGATGCGCGAGAAGCTCGCCGAGGCGAAGTGAGGTTGCACTTTCGCCGGATTTTCGCTAGACGCACCCGTGGGATGTTCGTCACGAAGCGGCAGAAAGAAATCCTCTCCTACGTGGAAAAGCACATCCGCCGACACGGCTACGCGCCGACGATCGAGGAGATCGGGAGGGCCTTTCGCCTCTCGTCCCCGGCCACGGTCCACAAGCACCTCAGGAACCTCGAGCGGAAAGGGCTCATCCGCCGGAAGTGGAACCACAGCCGGGCCATCGAGCTCGCCGGGGAGAGCCCGAAGGCGGTGCCGCTCCCCCTTCTCGGCAACGTGGCCGCGGGGCGTCCCATCGAACCCGTCGAGACGGACGAGGTCCTGAGCGTCCCCGAGGAATTCCTCGGCCGGCGCCCCACCTACGCTCTCCGAGTGGTCGGCGACTCCATGATCGAGGACGGCATCCTCGACGGGGATTACCTGATCGTCGAGCAGAGGGAGGAGGCGGACAACGGGAAGACCGTCGTCGCACTCGTCCGCGGGGAGGCCACCGTGAAACGGTTCTACCGCCAGCCGGACGGTCGGATCCGCCTCGAACCTGCCAACCCCACCATGGAGCCCATCGTGGCTCCCGCCGAAGACGTCGAGCTCCGCGGTGTCGTGATCGGGGTCCTGCGCCGGTACCGCTGACGCCGGAGGGCCATGGCCCTGGCCATCTACGTCCACGTTCCTTACTGCCCGGCGAAGTGTCCCTACTGCGACTTCAACGTGAGGGTCGTGCGCCGGATCCCGGAAGAAGAGTACGTCTCGGCTCTGCTCCGCGAGATCCGGAGCGTGCGCCACGAGTTTTTCGACTTCCCGCCGGAGGTCGTCTCCGTTTTTTTCGGGGGCGGCACCCCGTCCCTTTTCCACCCCCGCTCTTTCGGACGACTGCTCGACACGATCGCGCGCGAGTTCCGGACCGGCCCGGGGATCGAAGTCTCGCTCGAGACCAACCCGGACGGCGTCGACCTCGGCCGTCTGCGGGATTTCCGGCGCGCCGGAATCGGGCGGCTCAGCATCGGCGCGCAGTCCTTCGACGAAGCGACGCTGCGGGCCCTGGGCCGCTGGCACTCGCCGGCCGAGAACGTCCGGGCCTTCGGCCTCGCCCGCGCCGCCGGGTTCGAGAACGTGAACCTCGATCTCATCTTCGGTGTCCCCGGACAGTCGCTCGCTTCCTGGTCCGAGGATCTCGCCACGGCCTCGGGACTCCGTCCGGAGCACGTATCCACGTACGGGCTCACCTACGAGCCCCGCACGGCCTTCGGGCGGCGGCGAGCGAAGGGCGAACTCGTTCCGCTCGGCGAGGAAGAAGAGCGGCGGCTCTACGATCTCGCCCGCGAGCGACTTCTCCACGCGGGGTACGTCGCCTACGAGCTTTCCAACTTCGCCTTGCCGGGCCGGCAATGCCTCCACAACCGGCACGTCTGGGGCGGGGGAAGCTATCTCGGCTTCGGCGCGGGAGCCCACTCCTACGTCCGCCGCGCGTGGGGCGTACGGTGGGAAAACGTGCGCCCTCCCGCCGCATACGAGAGGGCCGTCCGCGAGCGTGGCCACGCGCGCGCCCGCACGTCCGTCCTGCGCCGGGAACAGGCGATGATCGAGCGGATTTTACTCGGCCTCCGGCGCGAGACGGGAATCGACCGGACCCGGTTCGCGCGGGAGTTCGGCTGGCCCCTCGAGCTCGCCTTCCCGAGAATCCGCACCCTCGTGGCCTCGGGCCACCTGGCACCCACCCCGAACGGCTACCGGCTGGCCGAGCGGGCCAAGGCGGTGGCGGATTCCGTCCTCGAGACCCTCGTGGCGTGACCCACCCTTCCCGCGTGCGCGGGGGTGCCGCGCCCGGACGCGGGGCGAACGTCCGCCCCGCCGCCTACGTCCCGGCCTGCCAGGACGTCAGGTACTCTCTCTGCTCGGGAGTCAGGCGGTCGATTCGAATGCCCATACTGGCGAGCTTGAGCGAAGCGATCTCTTCTTCGATTTCCCGAGGGACGCGGTGGACCCGCGGTTCGAGAGCCCCGTTGCGGGACCTCCGGGCTACCCACTCGGCCGCCAGAGCCTGGGTCGCGAAGCTCATGTCCATGACGGCGGCCGGATGTCCCTCGGCGGCAGCGAGATTGACCAGCCGGCCCTGGCCGAGGACGTAGATGCGCCGGCCGTCCCGCATCTCGTAGGCGTCCACCTGCGGGCGGACGTCCCGTACGACTCTCCGAGCCGACTTCGCGAGGCTCTTGAGATCGATCTCGACGTCGAAGTGGCCGGAATTGCAGAGAATGGCGCCGTCCCGCATGAGGGCGAAATGTTCCGCGCGCAGGACGTGTTTGTCGCCCGTCACCGTGACGAAAACGTCCCCGATCCGTGCCGCGTCCCTCATCGGAAGCACGCGATAGCCGTCCATGGCCGCCTCGAGAGCCCGGAGCGGGTCGACTTCCGTCACGACGACCTGGGCTCCCATGCCCCGTGCCCTCATCGCCAGGCCGCGGCCGCACCACCCGTAACCGGCCACGACGAAGCACTTTCCGGCCAGCAGCAGGTTCGTCGCGCGCAGAATCCCGTCGATCGTGGACTGGCCCGTGCCGTACCGGTTGTCGAACAGATACTTCGTGTCGGCGTCGTTGATCGCGAGGATCGGGACGCGGAGCGTTCCGTCGCGCTCCATGGCGCGCAACCGCACCATTCCCGTCGTGGTCTCCTCCATGCTCGCTCGGACGTGCTCCGCCCAGTGCGAGTATTCGGTGTGGAGCAACGTGACGAGGTCGGCGCCGTCGTCCATCGTGATCGTAGGCTTGCGGTCGAGAACGGCCCGGAGGTGAGCGTAGTACGTGGCCCGATCTTCCCCCCGCAGCGCGAACACGGGGATTTTCTCGTAGCGCACGAGCGCGGCGGCCACGTCGTCCTGCGTCGAGAGAGGGTTGGAGGCGCAGAGCGCCACGTCCGCCCCGCCTGCCTTGAGCGTGCGCATGAGATTCGCCGTCTCGGTCGTCACGTGGAGGCACGCCGAGAGGGTGAAGCCACGCAGGGGCTTCTCCCTTGCGAACCTCTCGCGGATGCGGGCGAGCACGGGCATCTGCCGGTCCGCCCACTCGATGCGCCGCCGCCCGCCGGGCGCCAGGCGAAGGTCGCGGACGTGGTAGCGTCTCGCCATGAGGTGTTCGGAAGCGGTGGCTTCGGTCACGAAGCCGCTACGGCGGCCCGGTACGTGGCGGTGCTTTTCCCCCGGCCGATCCGGCGGAGGTCGGCGGCCCGATCCGTCCGCTCCCAGGTGAAGCACCCGCCCTCCGGCTCCCGCCCGAAGTGGCCGTAGGCCGCGGTTTTCCGGTAGATGGGCCGTTTCAGGTCGAGTGTCCGGATGATGTCCGCGGGCTTGAGAGCGAACTCCTCCCGGACCAGACGCGCCAGCTCCCCGTCGGGGACCTCTCCGGTCCCGAACGTGTCGACGAACACGGAGACCGGGTCCGCCACGCCGATCACGTAGGCGAGTTGCACCTCGCACTTCCGGGCAAGTCCGGCCGCGACGATGTTCTTGGCGATGTAACGGGCCATGTACGCGGCCGAGCGGTCGACCTTCGAGGGATCCTTCCCCGAAAAAGCCCCGCCGCCGTGCCGGCTGTAGCCGCCGTACGTGTCGACGATGATCTTCCGCCCTGTGAGACCGCAATCTCCCTTCGGCCCCCCCACCACGAAACGGCCCGTCGGGTTCACGAGGTAACGGGTCTTCCCGTCGAGGTACGACTCGGGAATGACTTTCCGGACGACCTCTTCGATCACGTACTCCCGGAGCCGCTCCGGGGAAACCTCCTCGGCGTGCTGCGTGGAGACCACGACCGTGTCCACGCGCACCGGGCGCCCGTCGCGGTACTCCACGGTCACCTGCGACTTCGCGTCCGGGCGAAGGAAGGAGACGTCACCCCGCTTGCGTGCCTGCGCGAGCTCGCGTACCAGCGCGTGCGCCAGGCAGATGGGCAGCGGCATGAGCTCGGGTGTCTCGTCGCACGCGAACCCGAACATGAGTCCCTGATCGCCCGCCCCCTGTTCCTTCTGTCTCCGCGGGTCGGCGTCCACGCCGAGAGCGATGTCGGGCGATTGCCGCTCGATGGCCGTGAGCACGCCACAGGTCTCGGCGTCGAAGCCCATCGACGAGTCGGTGTAACCGATCTCCCGGACCACCTGGCGCACGATGTCCGCGTACGCCGGTCTCGCCCTGGTCGTGACCTCGCCGGCCACGACGACGACCCCGGTCTTCACGAGCGTCTCGCAGGCGACACGGCTTTCGGGATCCTCGGCGAGGAGCGCGTCCAGGATGGCGTCCGAGATCTGGTCGCACATCTTGTCCGGATGCCCCTCCGAAACCGACTCCGACGTAAAGAAAAAATCTCGTTGCGACATCGGAACGTCCTCTGGGAGCGGGGTGTTCAGGGGCAAAATCGCACTCTTACCCGGCGAAAGCAAGGCCCCTCATTCGGGCTCGTGGAAGCGGGCCGCGATCAGAGCGCCGATGGCTTCGACCGCTTCCTGCGCGTCGGGTCCTTCGGCGATGACCTCCACCGCACTCCCCTGCGTGGCCGCGAGCATCATGAGCTCGAGCACGCTCTTGCCGTTCACCGCCTTGCCGTCCTTCGAAAGACGAATCTCGGACTCGAAGCGATTCGCGAGCTGAACGAGCTGCACCGCCGCACGGGCGTGGAGCCCGAGCCGGTTGCGGATCTCGAAGGTCCGCCGCACCGCCCCCTCGTTGCCCATCTCCGTCTTCCCCGGGAGCCTCGGCCGAGACCACGGGCGAGCCGACCGTGCTCACAGTTTCTCCTCCTGCGCCCGGATCAGTTCGTAGAGCGCCTCCGCGTTCTCGGCCTCGAGCAGTCGCGCGCGGAACTCCGCGTCCTTGAAAAGGCGGGAAATCCTCGCGAGAGCCTTCAGGTGCATCCCGGCCGAGTCCTCGGGCGCCACGAGCAGAAAGAAAAGACGCGTGGGCTTCTCGTCGAGCGACTCGAAGTCCACCCCCTGCAGGTGACGACCGAACACGCCGCGCACCCCCTCGAGGTCCGGGAGCTTGCCGTGGGGGATCGCGATGCCGTCCCCGATCGCCGTGCTCCCGAGCCGCTCCCGCTCCTCGAGGACGCGGAGGAGTCGCTCCGGGTCGACACCGCCGTACACCTCCGCCAGGCGAGCCGCGAGCTCGCGGAGCACCTCGCGCTTGTTCGTCGCCCGCAACGAAGGGACGATCGCCTCCGGCCGCAAGAAGTCGACGACTCTCATGGTCCGACCACCGTGCTTCAAGACTCGGCCGCTTCGAGGAGGCCGAACCGCCCGTTCCGTTTGCGGTAGAGGACGCAAAGGTTCTCGGAATCCGCGTCGCGGAACAGCAGGAACTCCACCTTGGCCTTGCGGAGCTGCTCGACGGCCTCGTCCACGGACATGGGTTTCACGGCTACCCGTTCGGCCAGAACGACGGGCTCCCCGCCGGGAACGCCCGACCCGTGGTCGCCGGCACGCACCACGTGCTTGTGGTCCTTGCGCCGTCCCGCGAGTTTTTTCGCCTGACGTTCGAGCTTGTCGAGCGCGAGGTCCACGGCCGCGTAAAGATCGTCGGTCACTTCGGCGGCCGTGAGGTCCCGTCCCCGGGCGTGCACGCTGATTTCGGCCTTGTGCTCGCGCTTTTCCACCGAAAGAACGACGTGGGCGGACGAAACCCTGGGCAGGTATTTGCCGAGCCGCGCGAGTTTCTGTTCCGCGTACTGCCGCAGCGCGAGACTCGGGTTCACGTGGCGAAACGTGACGGAAACTTGCATGACCGATCCTTCCTTTCTACCGGGTGGCCGGCGCTCTCAGGAGCGGCGTCGCTTCGACGACGGCAGAATCCCCATGAGCTCCCGGTACTTCGCGACCGTCCGGCGGGCGATGTCCACGTTTTCTCCGGCCAGGATGCGGGCGATCTGCTGGTCGCTCAAGGGGTTCCGCGGGTCTTCTCGCGCGATGATTTCGCGGATGCGTTCCTTGACGCTCTCGGCGGAGACCTCGTCCCGGCCGTCGCCGCTCCTGAGACTGGACGTGAAAAAGTACTTGAGTTCGAAAATGCCCTGGGGCGTGTGCATGTACTTGTTGGCGGTGGCGCGACTCACGGTCGATTCGTGCATGCCGATGTCCGCGGCGACGTCCTTCAGCACCATCGGCCGCAGGTAGGCCACGCCGCGCTCGAGGAAGTCCTTCTGGAACTTCACGATGCTCTGCGCGACCAGGTAGAGGGTACGCTGCCGTTGCTGGATGCTCTTGATGAGCCACTGTGCGGAGCGCAGCTTCTCCTGGATGAAGCGTTTGGCTTCCGCGGGTCCGTCCTGCGCGAGGACACGCCGGTAGTAGGAACTCACGCGCAACCGGGGCAGGCCGTCCTCGTTGAGGACCACGACGTACTCGTCTCCGACCTTGTGGACGTAGACGTCCGGCGTGATGTACCGGACGTCCCCTTCGCCGAAGTTCCGCCCGGGCTTCGGCTCGAGGGAAGCGATCGAGTGCGCGGCTTCGACCACCTCCTCCACGGTCGCTCCGGTCTCCCGGGCGATGCGGTCGTACCGCTTCGCTTCGAGCAGGTCGAGGTGCTCCCGGACGATCCGGTCGGCCAGGGAGCCTTCGAGCCCGGAAGCCCGCAGCTGCAGCAGCAAGCATTCGCGGAGGTTGCGCGCTCCGACACCGGGCGGGTCGAGGCTCTGGACGCGCTCGAGGGCGCGCTCGACGACTTCGAGGTCCTGCCGGCTCTGGAAGGCGATGTCCTCGGTGGAACTCTGGAGATAGCCGTTCTTGTCCAGGTTGCCGAGGATCAGGCTCACGGCCGCTTCTTCGGCCTCGTCGAGATGCTGCATGCGGAGCTGCTCGAGAAGGTAGTCCGTGAGCGAGGGACTCCGCACCAGGAGGTTTTCCAGGGCGTTGCGCGAGTCGTCTTCCGGCTCGGGGAGCGGCCCCGCGGCCCCCTGCCAGTCGTTCGCGTAGTTCTCGAGGTAGTCGCGCCAGTCGATACCCCCGAGACCGTCGTCCGGACGAACCTCGCTCGCACCCTCGGCAGACGCCTCCGGAAACTCCTCCGCGTCTCCCTCCCTGTTCTCCTCCGGCGCTCCGTCCGACCGGAGCTCCTCGGGACCTTCTTCCAGCACGGGGTTTTCCGCCAGCTCCTCGTCGATGAGCTGTTCGAGCTCGGCGCGCGAGATCTGCAGGATCTTGATCGCCTGCCGCAACTGCGGCGTCATGACGAGTTGCTGGCTCAGCTTCTGATGGAGTTTCGTCTCGAGTGCCATGGCGGACCCCTACAGTGAAAACCGCTCGCCCAGATAGGTCTCGCGGGCGCGGTGACTCGCCGCGATCGCTTCGGGCGTGCCCTCCTCGAGAACGGTACCCTGGGCGAGAATGTACGCGCGATCGCAGATCCCGAGCGTTTCTCGGACGTTGTGGTCGGTGATCAGGATTCCGATCCCCTGCTCCCGCAGCCGGGCCACGATGTTCTGGATCTCCAGGACGGCGATCGGGTCGATGCCCGCGAAGGGTTCGTCGAGCAGGAGAAACCTCGGACGCAGGACCAGGGCTCGCGTGATTTCGACCCTGCGGCGCTCGCCTCCCGAGAGAGCGTCGGCTCGAACTTTGGCGAGGTGGCTCAGGTCGAGTTCCTCGAGGAGAGCCGAGAGCCGCTCGCGCCGCTCGGCCGCCGAGAGCGGCAGCGTCTCGAGAATGGCCAGAAGATTCTCCTCGACGGTGAGTTTCCGGAATACCGAGGGTTCTTGGGGCAAGTAGCTCACGCCGCGCCTGGCCCTCTTGTACATGGGCTCTCGGGTGATCTCGTCTTCGTCGAGGAAAACGGCGCCCGCATCCGGCCTCACGAGTCCCACGATGGTGTAGAAGGTCGTCGTCTTTCCCGCTCCGTTGGGACCCAGAAGACCGACCACTTCGCCGCTCCGAACCTCGACCGTGACGCCGTTGAGCACGTCCTTTCCGCCCAGTTTCTTGAAGATCCGTTCGGCGCGCAGAACGCCCTTTTTCGTGCTCATCGCGTCGTTCTCGCCGCGTCGGTGGGTGGGACGAACACCGCCCGGACCCTCCCTTTCCCACCCCGCACGACGCTCCGGCCCGAGTCGAGCTCGACCACGACTTCGTCGCCGTCCACCCGGTTCGGACCTTCCAAAAGCCGTGCCTCGCCGCGCAAGACCAAAACCCGCTCTCGTCTGCGGAACTCCGCTTCCCGTGCCTCGGCCTTGCGCCCTCCCTGCTCGAGGACCACGCCACCGGTCGCCCGGAGCCTCACGATCTCGAAGCGGTCCGTCCCGTCGAGGGAGCCCTGGAAATCCACGCTAAGCTTGTCGCTCCGCAGGACGAGATTCCCCTGCCGTAGAACCACGTCGCCCCGGTACTCGAGCCGGCGCGCCTCCGGATCCAATTCCGCCTCTTGCGCCTCGACGACGACCGGCTCCCCCTCGACCAAACCCAGCCCCCCGGAGACCCCGCCTTCCCCGTGCCGCGCCGCTCCCGACGTCGGCGGCGCCGGAGAGGCGAGAAGCAGGAGGCAGAGAAGAACGGGCACGGCGCCTTCACGGAACATGGGCCGCTCCCCCGTCGGGTCCCAGCACCGTCCGCACGCCGTCTCGAAAACGCAGCCGCCGTGTTTCGAGGTTCAGTTCCACCCGCTTCGCGTCGGCGCGGAACTCCGGGGCCCGGAACTCGACCCCTCCCACGGCGACCACGACGCCGCGGCCCCGGTCGTACCGTGCATCCCGCGCGTAGAGCTCACAGCCGGGTATTCGAACCTCCACGTCCCCGGAGACGGTCGCCCCGTGCAACTCCTTTTCGTCCAGAAAGACCCTCGCCTCCCGGCCCCGGATGCTCACGCTCCCGCCGTTCTCGAGATAGACGATCACCGAGGGCTCGACGACGTCCACGCGGCCTTCGCGGTCGAAATATCTCGCCTCTTTCGCCTCCACTTCCCACTGCCGCCTTCCGTCTTTCCACTGCAAGCGGTGGAATTCTTCGATTCTCTGCGACACCTCCGGGCGGAAATCGAAACTGCCGGGTTGCCCCTCCTCGTGCTGTTGTTTCCAGACTCTCGCCAGAACGAAACCCAACCCTGCCACCGAAACGAACATGCACAGGAACACCGCGATTCGCAGCGGGGCTTTCGTCATCCGTAGCGGGCCGCCCGAAGCCGGCCCTGATCGGAACCTACCACCGCCGAACCGCGGAGTAAAGTTGCGCTTGCCGACCCGATCGAAGCCTGTTACCAGCTCGCCACGGTGAGCGACACGATCGTCGGGTTCTCGGCGAACGCGCGGTCGGAACGGACCCGTTCGTCCCCCTCCGCGGAACGGTTCCGGGCGTGGGCCGTGCACCTCTACACGGCCATGGGAGCCGCGCTGGCGCTGGGGGCCACCGAAGCGACCGCACGGAGCGCCTACGCCGAAGCGTTCCGGTACCTCGCCGCGGCGATGTTCATCGACTGCACGGACGGCACGTTCGCACGGCGGTTCCGGGTTCGCGAGGTGCTGCCGCACTTCGACGGCAGCCGACTCGACGACATCGTGGACTACCTGAACTATACCTTCGTCCCCGTGTGGCTCGCCTGGAATGCCTCTCTCCTCCCCTCCGGCTTGTGGGGAGCTTCGGTCGCTTCCATCGTGCTCTTGGCGAGCGCCTACGGATTCTCCCGGTCCACCGCCAAGACGCCGGACCACTTCTTCACGGGTTTTCCTTCGTACTGGAACGTGGTCGTTCTCTACCTTTATTTGCTCGAGCTGCCCACCTGGGCCAACGCGTCCATCCTCCTCGTTCTGGCCGGGGCCGTTTTCCTCCCGTTTCGCTACCTCTACCCGAGCCGCAACCCCTTCGCTCGACGCACGACCTACCTGCTGGGCTCCGCCTGGGGAGCGCTGATGCTGTTCGTACTCTACGAACTTCCCGCGGTCCCCCGGCCGGTCGTCCTGATCTCCCTGTTTTTCCCCGCCTACTACGTCGTGCTCTCCCTGTGGGTGCACTTTCGAGCGCCGTCCGTCCGCTAGGGAGACGGCGAAATCGGCCGGGCGAACTCCGTCGTTCTCCTCGTCGGCACCCGCGCCGAGAGCGCACGCAACCGCCGGGTCGCTTCGTCGAGCCAGCGCAGAGCGGCAGCGACCGACTCCTCGTCCCCCGCCGCGGCCGCCGACCACGAGCCTTCACGCGCGAAGGCGTCGAGGACGGCGTCCGTGGACACTCCGCGCGCCCGGGCCAGGGCCGCGGCCACGGTGTACCGCCCCCACGAGACGCCTCTCGCCTCGAGTTTCGACTCGATGGCCTCGGGGCTCTCGCCGAGCATCCTGGCCAGCGCCCGGCGTACGGCCTTTCCCTGCGGCCCCCGGACGTGCCCGTCGATCCAGCGGGCGCGGGTCTCGAGCGCGGCGTGCTCTCTCCCCCGCTCCCAGCCTTCCGGCTGCGGAAGCGGAGCCACGTCGGCCTTCGGGGCCGACGCGTAGTACCGTCCGGCTTCGGGAAGCCACCGCCGGATCTGCTCCCGGCGGGTTCCGTAGCTCGGGTGCGTGGAGAGGAACTCCGGCGGAGCCGCCTTGCTCGTCTCCTCCATCCGCTCCCAGAGTCCGAGCGCCGCCTCGGGGTCGTAACCAGCCTTCGCCATGAGGATGAGGCCGATATGGTCGGCTTCCGACTCCTGGCTCCGGCTGAAGGGGAGGACGACCCCGAACTGGACGCCGAGCCCGAACGCTTGCATCAGGGCGTTTCGCGAAGCCGGGCTCATGTCGCCGAGCGCGACGGCGAGCCCCGTAGCTCCGATCTGCAGGAGGAGGTCCTGACTCAGACGTTCGCCGGCGTGCCGAGCCAGGACATGGGCGACCTCGTGGCCGATCACGGCCGCGAGTCCGGCCTCGTCCCGGGCGACGGGAAAGAGGCCCGTGTACACGGCCACTTTCCCGCCCGGAAGGGCGAAAGCGTTCGCCGTGCCGGGGTCGTCGATCACGGCGAATTCCCACTCGTAGTCGGGGCGTTCGGACACGGCCGCGATGCGGCTTCCGACCCGGCGGACGACTTCCAGGGCTCGAGGGTCGTCCGAGAGATTCGCTTCCCGCAGCACCTCGCGAAAGAGCTGCGTGCCGAGAGACACCTCCTGGGATTCGGGCACGAGAAGCAGCTGCGAGCGCTGCGTGTACGGCACCGTGGCGCAAGCGAGAAGGCCCGAAAGCAACCCTACGGTTCCTGCAAGGGCGAGCCTGTTCATCGGCATTCCCTCCTGGGGATCGGAACGGTGGCAGCGGCGACGGGGTTTCACGACATTGAGACCCGAGCCTCTTCCACATAGCATAGATTCGACCATGATCGTCGCCCAAGGGCTCACCAAGCGATTCGGCCCGTTCGCCGCCATCGAAGACGTGACCTTCGAGGTGGAGCGCGGGGAAATCGTGGGCCTTCTCGGGCCCAACGGGGCCGGAAAGACGACGACGATGCGGATCCTCGCGGGCGTGTTTCCGCCGACCAGCGGCCGGGCGCTGGTCGCGGGTTACGACGTCGTCGAAGACGCCCTGCGAGCCCGGCGCGTGGTCGGTTATTTTCCCGAGCGGGTCTCGCTCTACCTGGACATGACCGTTCGGGAGTACCTCGAGTACGCCGCGCGGCTGCAGGAGGTACCGACGCGCGAACGTCCCTCCGCCATCGCTCACGCCATGCACGTGTGCGGGGTCGAACACGTCTCCCGCCGGCTCCTCGGCACCCTCTCGAAGGGCTACCGCCAGCGCGTCGGGATCGCCCAGGCACTCCTTGCCGCGCCGCGGGTCCTGATTCTCGACGAACCCACCTCGGGCCTCGACCCCGAACAGGTCGCCGAAGTACGAAGCCTCATCCGAAGCCTCCGGGGGGAACGCACCGTGGTCCTTTCGACCCACATTCTTTCGGAAGTGGAAGCCACGTGCGACCGCGTGCTCATCATCAACCGCGGTCGGTTGCTCGCCGTGGATACACCGTCGGAGCTCGCGCGCAAGGTGCGGGACCGGTCGGAAATCCACCTCGAGGTCGGGGGGCCCGCCTCCTCGGTGGCCGAGCGAATCGCACGCCTGCCCGGTGTGCTGCAGGTGGAGCGTACGGCGTCCTCGGACGGGGCCGTGACCCTCAGGGTTTCGACGACCAAGGAAAAGGACCTGAGACCCGAGATCGCACGGCTCGTCGTGGAGCAGGGATGGCAACTCCGAGAAATCCGCCACGTGAGCCTCTCGCTGGAGGAGATTTTCCTGGCCCTGGTCGGCCGGCAGTCCGCGGGCGCTTCCGCAGCATGAAAGCCTGGGTCATCTGTACGAAAGAGCTCCGCTCG
The sequence above is a segment of the Candidatus Binatia bacterium genome. Coding sequences within it:
- a CDS encoding organic solvent tolerance ABC transporter substrate-binding protein yields the protein MRSRLLASCLALLACLVPRVGAEVPGPTATVRELLATIRQVKENPATEEERRAQRRAVESLHRLLAFSEVARFALARQWDTLGAAQRNEFLALLRELFEKIAYPKSASFFEDLEIEFDGERIEDSTAEVSTTVHHPEEGLLSIDYRLKREGDAWVVYDIVLDGVSLLVDLRSQIQKVLREESYERLLERMREKLAEAK
- the lexA gene encoding LexA repressor codes for the protein MFVTKRQKEILSYVEKHIRRHGYAPTIEEIGRAFRLSSPATVHKHLRNLERKGLIRRKWNHSRAIELAGESPKAVPLPLLGNVAAGRPIEPVETDEVLSVPEEFLGRRPTYALRVVGDSMIEDGILDGDYLIVEQREEADNGKTVVALVRGEATVKRFYRQPDGRIRLEPANPTMEPIVAPAEDVELRGVVIGVLRRYR
- the hemN gene encoding coproporphyrinogen III oxidase, whose protein sequence is MALAIYVHVPYCPAKCPYCDFNVRVVRRIPEEEYVSALLREIRSVRHEFFDFPPEVVSVFFGGGTPSLFHPRSFGRLLDTIAREFRTGPGIEVSLETNPDGVDLGRLRDFRRAGIGRLSIGAQSFDEATLRALGRWHSPAENVRAFGLARAAGFENVNLDLIFGVPGQSLASWSEDLATASGLRPEHVSTYGLTYEPRTAFGRRRAKGELVPLGEEEERRLYDLARERLLHAGYVAYELSNFALPGRQCLHNRHVWGGGSYLGFGAGAHSYVRRAWGVRWENVRPPAAYERAVRERGHARARTSVLRREQAMIERILLGLRRETGIDRTRFAREFGWPLELAFPRIRTLVASGHLAPTPNGYRLAERAKAVADSVLETLVA
- the ahcY gene encoding adenosylhomocysteinase, with translation MTEATASEHLMARRYHVRDLRLAPGGRRRIEWADRQMPVLARIRERFAREKPLRGFTLSACLHVTTETANLMRTLKAGGADVALCASNPLSTQDDVAAALVRYEKIPVFALRGEDRATYYAHLRAVLDRKPTITMDDGADLVTLLHTEYSHWAEHVRASMEETTTGMVRLRAMERDGTLRVPILAINDADTKYLFDNRYGTGQSTIDGILRATNLLLAGKCFVVAGYGWCGRGLAMRARGMGAQVVVTEVDPLRALEAAMDGYRVLPMRDAARIGDVFVTVTGDKHVLRAEHFALMRDGAILCNSGHFDVEIDLKSLAKSARRVVRDVRPQVDAYEMRDGRRIYVLGQGRLVNLAAAEGHPAAVMDMSFATQALAAEWVARRSRNGALEPRVHRVPREIEEEIASLKLASMGIRIDRLTPEQREYLTSWQAGT
- the metK gene encoding S-adenosylmethionine synthase; this translates as MSQRDFFFTSESVSEGHPDKMCDQISDAILDALLAEDPESRVACETLVKTGVVVVAGEVTTRARPAYADIVRQVVREIGYTDSSMGFDAETCGVLTAIERQSPDIALGVDADPRRQKEQGAGDQGLMFGFACDETPELMPLPICLAHALVRELAQARKRGDVSFLRPDAKSQVTVEYRDGRPVRVDTVVVSTQHAEEVSPERLREYVIEEVVRKVIPESYLDGKTRYLVNPTGRFVVGGPKGDCGLTGRKIIVDTYGGYSRHGGGAFSGKDPSKVDRSAAYMARYIAKNIVAAGLARKCEVQLAYVIGVADPVSVFVDTFGTGEVPDGELARLVREEFALKPADIIRTLDLKRPIYRKTAAYGHFGREPEGGCFTWERTDRAADLRRIGRGKSTATYRAAVAAS
- a CDS encoding phosphocarrier protein HPr; this translates as MGNEGAVRRTFEIRNRLGLHARAAVQLVQLANRFESEIRLSKDGKAVNGKSVLELMMLAATQGSAVEVIAEGPDAQEAVEAIGALIAARFHEPE
- the ptsN gene encoding nitrogen regulatory protein, producing MRVVDFLRPEAIVPSLRATNKREVLRELAARLAEVYGGVDPERLLRVLEERERLGSTAIGDGIAIPHGKLPDLEGVRGVFGRHLQGVDFESLDEKPTRLFFLLVAPEDSAGMHLKALARISRLFKDAEFRARLLEAENAEALYELIRAQEEKL
- the yfiA gene encoding ribose ABC transporter permease; protein product: MQVSVTFRHVNPSLALRQYAEQKLARLGKYLPRVSSAHVVLSVEKREHKAEISVHARGRDLTAAEVTDDLYAAVDLALDKLERQAKKLAGRRKDHKHVVRAGDHGSGVPGGEPVVLAERVAVKPMSVDEAVEQLRKAKVEFLLFRDADSENLCVLYRKRNGRFGLLEAAES